One Hordeum vulgare subsp. vulgare chromosome 4H, MorexV3_pseudomolecules_assembly, whole genome shotgun sequence DNA window includes the following coding sequences:
- the LOC123447871 gene encoding uncharacterized protein LOC123447871 isoform X2 — MSRPTPAGRPTLNLNLVRRCSSEQEFGSALDEEGKGAAAVAAGVRDANKRTALHFAAREGHTEVCQFLVEQLRLPVDPKDDDGCCRW; from the exons ATGTCCCGTCCCACGCCCGCCGGCCGACCCACGCTCAATCTCAATCtggtccgccgctgcagctcggagCAAG AGTTCGGGTCCGCGCTCGACGAGGAGGGGAAGGGCGCGGCCGCGGTGGCCGCAGGCGTGCGGGACGCCAACAAGCGCACCGCGCTGCACTTCGCCGCCCGGGAGGGGCACACCGAGGTCTGCCAGTTCCTCGTCGAGCAGCTCCGCCTCCCCGTCGACCCCAAGGACGACGATG GCTGTTGTCGTTGGTAG
- the LOC123447871 gene encoding protein SENSITIVE TO UV 2-like isoform X1 translates to MEMERNNQEHSSALLNVPDPEEDGLHIGNMFLPSTFWTPFFSGVLQIALKYSEEGIRVDALSIMILIVRTSDSNREREKFGFISVMEILHQLLQKENALLVKKHSVHLLFLLLNCPMMLKMLCSGGKDGSELMETVDVKMNHNKLSTQFSRTCLNV, encoded by the exons ATGGAAATGGAGAGGAACAATCAAGAACACAGTTCTGCTTTGCTGAATGTGCCTGACCCAGAGGAAGATGGGCTTCACATTGGAAACATGTTTCTTCCTTCTACATTCTGGACTCCATTCTTTAGTGGAGTGCTACAAATTGCGCTAAAATATTCGGAAGAGGGTATTCGTGTTGATGCATTATCCATAATGATCCTCATTGTAAGGACTAGTGATTCCAACCGGGAGCGTGAAAA ATTTGGATTTATTTCTGTAATGGAAATCTTGCATCAGTTGCTGCAGAAAGAGAATGCATTGCTCGTAAAGAAGCATTCTGTGCATCTACTTTTCTTGCTTTTGAACT GCCCTATGATGTTGAAGATGCTTTGCAGTGGAGGTAAAGATGGTTCTGAACTGATGGAAACTGTTGATGTGAAAATGAACCACAACAAGCTATCAACTcagttctcaaggacttgtctgaATGTTTGA